From the genome of Ziziphus jujuba cultivar Dongzao chromosome 6, ASM3175591v1, one region includes:
- the LOC107431069 gene encoding protein FATTY ACID EXPORT 3, chloroplastic isoform X2, translating into MTAIFESFSVLNPKPVSSSFPLNKKAASMAALCSSPSSLRFNPLLKPRVCRVFASPFNGLSSTCLSLHRRSSVVALAASHEESHSEIEVEKEKDSVKLGADESKEAWKQALAHFKEQALKLQSVSQEAYEIYSKKALVILKETSVQLKIQAEKARHDLSEAAKEINEDGKEYLSTAAKNSPEPVREIVDTFTSSADDLNDISRVHDFYLGIPYGLVLSVGGFLNFMLTGSISALRFGVILGVTLLGLSISSLRAYRRGESVPLSLKGQTAIASVIFLRELRLLSQRPSFLSVITTFISGAVVAFYVYRIILKGKQERGPQFENEAENQ; encoded by the exons ATGACCGCAATATTCGAGTCTTTCTCGGTCTTAAACCCTAAacctgtttcttcttctttcccttTAAACAAAAAAGCAGCTTCAATGGCTGCTTTGTGTTCCTCGCCTTCCTCTTTGCGATTCAATCCGCTTCTTAAACCTCGCGTTTGCAGAGTTTTCGCTTCGCCGTTCAACGGGCTGAGCTCTACCTGTCTTTCCCTCCATCGTCGGAGCTCGGTTGTCGCTCTCGCTGCTTCGCATGAAGAATCG CATTCTGAGATTGAAGTTGAGAAAGAAAAGGACAGTGTCAAATTGGGAGCTGATGAGTCAAAGGAAGCTTGGAAACAAGCCCTGGCTCATTTCAAAGAACAAGCCTTGAAGTTACAAAGTGTATCACAAGAGGCGTATGAGATATACTCTAAGAAAGCATTGGTCATTTTGAAAGAAACCTCAGTGCAGTTGAAAATACAAGCTGAGAAAGCCAGACATGATTTGAGTGAGGCAGCAAAGGAAATCAATGAAGACGGTAAAGAATATCTTTCTACGGCTGCAAAGAATTCTCCTGAACCTGTTAGGGAAATTGTGGATACATTCACCTCCTCAGCTGATGATCTCAATGATATTTCGCGGGTCCACGACTTTTACCTTGGGATTCCCTACG GTTTGGTTCTTTCGGTTGGTGGCTTTCTAAACTTCATGTTAACAGGAAGCATTTCCGCCCTTAGGTTCGGTGTTATCCTTGGTGTTACTCTTCTGGGTTTAAGTATATCAAGTTTAAGGGCATATAGGCGAGGAGAGTCAGTTCCTTTATCCTTGAAGGGGCAGACAG CCATAGCCAGTGTAATTTTTCTGAGGGAGCTACGCTTGCTATCTCAG AGACCATCATTTCTGAGTGTCATAACAACCTTTATCAG cggcgcggtggtaGCTTTCTATGTCTATAGGATTATACTAAAAGGGAAACAGGAAAGAGGGCCACAATTTGAAAACGAGGCAGAGAATCAGTAA
- the LOC107431069 gene encoding protein FATTY ACID EXPORT 3, chloroplastic isoform X1: MTAIFESFSVLNPKPVSSSFPLNKKAASMAALCSSPSSLRFNPLLKPRVCRVFASPFNGLSSTCLSLHRRSSVVALAASHEESKHSEIEVEKEKDSVKLGADESKEAWKQALAHFKEQALKLQSVSQEAYEIYSKKALVILKETSVQLKIQAEKARHDLSEAAKEINEDGKEYLSTAAKNSPEPVREIVDTFTSSADDLNDISRVHDFYLGIPYGLVLSVGGFLNFMLTGSISALRFGVILGVTLLGLSISSLRAYRRGESVPLSLKGQTAIASVIFLRELRLLSQRPSFLSVITTFISGAVVAFYVYRIILKGKQERGPQFENEAENQ, encoded by the exons ATGACCGCAATATTCGAGTCTTTCTCGGTCTTAAACCCTAAacctgtttcttcttctttcccttTAAACAAAAAAGCAGCTTCAATGGCTGCTTTGTGTTCCTCGCCTTCCTCTTTGCGATTCAATCCGCTTCTTAAACCTCGCGTTTGCAGAGTTTTCGCTTCGCCGTTCAACGGGCTGAGCTCTACCTGTCTTTCCCTCCATCGTCGGAGCTCGGTTGTCGCTCTCGCTGCTTCGCATGAAGAATCG AAGCATTCTGAGATTGAAGTTGAGAAAGAAAAGGACAGTGTCAAATTGGGAGCTGATGAGTCAAAGGAAGCTTGGAAACAAGCCCTGGCTCATTTCAAAGAACAAGCCTTGAAGTTACAAAGTGTATCACAAGAGGCGTATGAGATATACTCTAAGAAAGCATTGGTCATTTTGAAAGAAACCTCAGTGCAGTTGAAAATACAAGCTGAGAAAGCCAGACATGATTTGAGTGAGGCAGCAAAGGAAATCAATGAAGACGGTAAAGAATATCTTTCTACGGCTGCAAAGAATTCTCCTGAACCTGTTAGGGAAATTGTGGATACATTCACCTCCTCAGCTGATGATCTCAATGATATTTCGCGGGTCCACGACTTTTACCTTGGGATTCCCTACG GTTTGGTTCTTTCGGTTGGTGGCTTTCTAAACTTCATGTTAACAGGAAGCATTTCCGCCCTTAGGTTCGGTGTTATCCTTGGTGTTACTCTTCTGGGTTTAAGTATATCAAGTTTAAGGGCATATAGGCGAGGAGAGTCAGTTCCTTTATCCTTGAAGGGGCAGACAG CCATAGCCAGTGTAATTTTTCTGAGGGAGCTACGCTTGCTATCTCAG AGACCATCATTTCTGAGTGTCATAACAACCTTTATCAG cggcgcggtggtaGCTTTCTATGTCTATAGGATTATACTAAAAGGGAAACAGGAAAGAGGGCCACAATTTGAAAACGAGGCAGAGAATCAGTAA
- the LOC107431068 gene encoding vacuolar-sorting receptor 1, producing the protein MMREKLGLLVWVWFLLCGSSFGRFVVEKNSLKMTSPTSLRGVYECAIGNFGVPQYGGTLVGTVVYPQANQKACKSFDDVGISFKSKPGGLPTFLLADRGDCYFTLKAWNAQNGGAAAILVADDRTEPLITMDTPEEEHADADYLQKITVPSALVSKSLGDSIKKALSSGEMVNINLDWTEALPHPDERVEYEFWTNSNDECGPKCESQIEFVKNFKGAAQILEQKGYTQFTPHYITWYCPEAFILSRQCKSQCINHGRYCAPDPEQDFTKGYDGKDVVLQNLRQACFFKVANESGKPWLWWDYVTDFAIRCPMKEKKYNEECANKVVQSLGVDVKKVQKCVGDPEADEDNPILKAEQDTQIGKGSRGDVTILPTLVINNRQYRGKLDKGAVLKAICAGFQETTEPAICLTDGIETNECLENNGGCWQDKKANITACRDTFRGRVCECPIVQGVKFTGDGYTHCEASGPLRCEINNGGCWKKSQNGRTYSACVDDSTKGCKCPPGFKGDGVNSCEDVDECKEKVACQCAECKCKNTWGSYECSCNSGLLYMQEHDTCIGSESSVRYNWGFIWFVILCLAAAGVGGYAVYKYRIRRYMDSEIRAIMAQYMPLDNQGEVPNHVVRGDI; encoded by the exons ATGATGAGAGAAAAGCTAGGGCTTTTGGTTTGGGTATGGTTTCTTCTATGCGGGTCTTCTTTTGGTAGGTTCGTGGTGGAGAAGAATAGCTTGAAAATGACTTCTCCGACTTCGTTGAGAGGTGTCTATGAATGTGCAATTGGTAATTTTGGAGTCCCTCAGTATGGAGGAACCTTGGTTGGGACTGTGGTTTATCCGCAAGCCAATCAGAAAGCATGCAAGAGCTTCGACGATGTCGGTATTTCATTCAAATCGAAGCCCGGAGGACTACCCACTTTTCTTCTCGCCGATCGAGGAG ATTGTTACTTCACGTTGAAGGCATGGAATGCACAGAATGGCGGAGCAGCGGCTATCCTTGTTGCAGATGACAGGACTGAACCATTGATTACCATGGACACTCCTGAAGAAGAACATGCGGATGCTGATTATCTGCAAAAGATCACCGTTCCCTCAGCTCTTGTCAGCAAATCCTTGGGTGATAGCATAAAGAAAGCCCTTTCTAGTGGGGAGATGGTTAACATTAATCTTGATTGGACAGAGGCTCTTCCACATCCTGATGAGCGAGTTGAGTATGAATTTTGGACAAATAGTAATGATGAATGTGGACCTAAATGCGAAAGCCAGATTGAGTTTGTCAAGAACTTCAAAGGAGCAGCTCAGATACTCGAGCAGAAAGGGTACACTCAGTTTACTCCTCACTACATTACTTGGTACTGCCCAGAAGCTTTTATCTTGAGCAGACAGTGCAAGTCTCAGTGCATTAACCATGGGAGGTACTGTGCTCCGGATCCTGAGCAGGACTTCACTAAAGGTTATGATGGGAAGGACGTTGTGTTACAAAATCTACGCCAAGCTTGCTTCTTTAAAGTGGCCAATGAAAGTGGAAAACCATGGCTTTGGTGGGATTATGTGACTGACTTTGCAATCCGTTGCCCAATGAAAGAGAAGAAATACAATGAAGAATGTGCAAATAAAGTCGTTCAATCTCTCG GTGTTGATGTCAAGAAGGTACAGAAATGTGTTGGAGACCCTGAGGCTGATGAGGACAATCCAATTCTTAAAGCTGAGCAGGATACACAG ATTGGCAAGGGCTCACGCGGAGATGTTACTATATTACCAACTCTTGTGATAAACAACAGACAATATAGAG GAAAGTTGGACAAGGGAGCAGTGCTTAAGGCCATATGTGCAGGATTCCAAGAGACCACTGAACCTGCCATTTGTTTGACTGATG GCATAGAAACAAATGAGTGTCTGGAAAACAATGGTGGCTGCTGGCAGGACAAGAAGGCTAACATCACTGCATGCAGG gatACGTTCAGAGGAAGAGTGTGCGAATGTCCTATTGTGCAGGGTGTAAAGTTTACTGGTGATGGTTACACTCATTGTGAAG CTTCAGGACCTCTACGTTGTGAGATAAACAATGGAGGATGCTGGAAGAAATCCCAAAATGGCAGGACTTACTCTGCTTGTGTT GATGACAGTACTAAAGGTTGCAAGTGTCCACCAGGATTCAAGGGTGATGGAGTGAATAGCTGTGAAG ATGTTGATGAATGCAAGGAGAAGGTGGCCTGCCAGTGCGCAGAGTGTAAATGCAAGAATACCTGGGGCAGTTATGAATGTAGCTGCAACAGTGGTTTATTGTACATGCAAGAACATGACACTTGCATAG GTAGTGAATCAAGTGTACGGTATAATTGGGGCTTCATTTGGTTTGTTATTCTCTGCTTGGCTGCTGCTGGAGTTGGGGGATATGCAGTTTACAAGTACAGGATCAGG AGATACATGGATTCAGAGATCAGGGCGATCATGGCGCAGTACATGCCATTAGATAACCAAGGAGAAGTCCCGAATCATGTGGTTCGTGGAGATATTTGA